In Saccharomonospora marina XMU15, one genomic interval encodes:
- a CDS encoding enoyl-CoA hydratase/isomerase family protein, with protein MTAQALAYEIVNEVVWITINRPEARNALNSEVRSALFEAFDTFNADRNAKVLVLTGAGDTAFCAGGDLKEMADTELTVPPSGFVPHLGRNVKVDKPTIAAVNGVAYAGGFLLAQMCDLVVAAEHARFAVTEVKVGRGAPWAAPLPWLIPPRVALQILLTGEPIDAARAYQIGLVNEVVPAGELREATQLFAERIAANAPLSVLAAKATIYAAADRGWHDALDEADRIWEPVYLSEDAQEGPRAFREKRKPVWRGR; from the coding sequence ATGACAGCACAGGCGCTTGCTTATGAGATCGTCAACGAGGTGGTCTGGATAACGATCAACCGGCCGGAGGCGCGCAACGCGCTCAATTCGGAGGTTCGGTCCGCTTTGTTCGAGGCGTTCGACACCTTCAATGCCGATCGCAATGCGAAGGTGCTGGTGCTCACCGGCGCCGGTGACACTGCCTTCTGCGCGGGGGGAGACCTCAAGGAGATGGCTGACACGGAGTTGACGGTGCCGCCATCGGGCTTCGTTCCGCACCTCGGTCGCAACGTAAAGGTCGACAAGCCCACCATCGCGGCGGTCAATGGGGTGGCCTACGCCGGTGGTTTCCTGCTTGCCCAGATGTGCGACCTGGTCGTGGCCGCCGAGCACGCCCGGTTCGCGGTCACCGAGGTCAAGGTGGGCCGGGGTGCGCCGTGGGCCGCGCCGTTGCCGTGGCTCATTCCGCCGCGCGTAGCACTGCAGATCCTGCTGACCGGGGAGCCTATCGACGCCGCGCGGGCCTACCAGATCGGCCTGGTCAACGAGGTAGTACCGGCCGGGGAACTCCGGGAGGCGACGCAGCTTTTCGCGGAACGCATCGCCGCGAACGCGCCGCTGTCTGTGCTCGCCGCGAAGGCGACGATATACGCGGCTGCCGACCGCGGGTGGCACGACGCGCTGGACGAGGCTGACCGGATCTGGGAGCCGGTTTACCTGAGCGAGGACGCGCAGGAGGGACCGCGCGCTTTCCGCGAGAAGCGCAAACCGGTGTGGCGCGGCAGGTAG
- a CDS encoding IS1634 family transposase, translated as MTDEDQAYRAMDLLVEADAQAEVQEAVFFAVADLLNLEVDLLFFDTTSTYFERDTEETGDDAFRRYGHSKDHRDDLPQIVIGLAVTKEGIPVRCWCWPGNTSDQAILAEVTDDIRGWRLGRIITVVDRGFSSADNLAYLRRSGGHFIAGMRMRDGNPLAEQELSRQGRYQQVTDNLRVKEVRLDDTDVRFIICHNLEQAERDRAQRTDAIAWLEAELKRIKQARERDHKRKTNAKARQTADAAHTKAECALRDHPTLGRWLRQSPTGRLSINRGKIKTEERLDGKYLIATSDPHISAEDTALGYKNLLEAERGCRDLKSSLLLRSVFHRLEHRIRAHVLLCGLALLLIRVAERRTSMTWRRIATELGRVHAVALVGSAGTAVHTTSLTTAQADIFRHCQLAPPPR; from the coding sequence GTGACGGATGAGGACCAGGCCTATCGGGCGATGGACCTGCTGGTCGAGGCCGACGCGCAGGCCGAGGTGCAGGAGGCGGTGTTCTTCGCCGTGGCCGACCTCTTGAATCTTGAGGTCGACCTGCTGTTCTTCGACACGACGAGCACCTACTTCGAACGCGACACCGAGGAGACCGGCGACGACGCCTTCCGCCGCTACGGGCATTCCAAGGACCACCGCGACGACCTGCCGCAGATCGTCATCGGGCTCGCTGTGACGAAGGAGGGCATCCCGGTCCGCTGTTGGTGCTGGCCCGGCAACACCAGCGACCAGGCGATCCTGGCCGAGGTCACCGACGACATCCGCGGCTGGCGGCTCGGCCGGATCATCACCGTGGTCGACCGTGGGTTTTCCAGCGCCGACAACCTGGCCTATCTGCGCCGCAGCGGCGGGCACTTCATCGCTGGGATGCGCATGCGTGACGGCAACCCGCTGGCCGAGCAGGAGCTGTCGCGGCAGGGCCGCTACCAGCAGGTCACCGACAACCTACGGGTCAAGGAAGTCCGGCTCGACGACACCGACGTGCGGTTCATCATCTGCCACAACCTCGAGCAGGCCGAACGAGACCGCGCCCAGCGCACCGACGCCATCGCCTGGCTGGAAGCCGAACTGAAACGGATCAAGCAGGCCCGCGAACGCGACCACAAGCGCAAGACGAACGCGAAGGCCAGGCAGACGGCCGACGCCGCGCACACCAAGGCCGAATGCGCGCTGCGCGACCACCCCACCCTCGGGCGGTGGCTGCGCCAGTCACCAACCGGTCGGTTGTCGATCAACCGCGGCAAGATCAAGACCGAGGAGCGGTTGGACGGCAAGTACCTCATCGCCACCAGCGACCCGCACATCAGCGCCGAGGACACCGCGCTGGGCTACAAGAACCTCCTGGAAGCCGAGCGCGGATGCCGCGACCTCAAATCGTCGCTGCTGCTCAGGTCGGTGTTCCACCGGCTCGAGCACCGCATCCGCGCCCACGTCCTGCTCTGCGGGCTTGCCCTGCTGCTCATCCGGGTTGCCGAACGCCGCACCAGCATGACCTGGCGCCGCATCGCCACCGAGCTCGGCCGCGTGCACGCCGTCGCCCTGGTCGGCAGCGCCGGCACCGCCGTGCACACCACCTCACTGACCACCGCACAGGCCGACATCTTCCGCCATTGTCAACTTGCCCCGCCGCCCCGATAA
- a CDS encoding acyclic terpene utilization AtuA family protein, translating to MTSRPVRIGNCSGFYGDRVAAAREMVEGGPIDVLTGDYLAELTMLILWKAKQKDPGAGYAKTFLTQMEQVLGTCLDRGIRVVTNAGGLNPAGLAERLTELAERLGLAPRIAYIEGDDLTNTIDDLIAAGHPLAHMDTGRPLADAGVKPVTANVYLGGWGITEALTAGADIVVCPRVTDASLVTGPAAWWHGWARTDYDPLAGAVAAGHIIECGPQATGGNYSWPHEVTDRRYPGFPIAEVAADGSSAITKHPNTGGIVSVDTVTAQLLYEIAEPAYPNPDVVAHFDTITLTQQQPDRVRVSDVRGSAPPDTAKVAMNYVGGYRNTMTFVLTGLDIEDKAAWTEGLLFDILGGKDTFAETDVRLMRFDTDDAPTNEQATAHLRITVKDPDARKVGRAFSGAVMEVILAGPAGLHTTTPPTAESAYGVYWPALIPADLIEQRVVLPDGTTRTIGRAEHAPATGQPVPPPHPATVAVRAPTRTVPLGRVCAARSGDKGGNANIGVWVRTDTAYAWLRDYLTVDRLRTLIPEAAPLTVRRHELPNLRALNFVLVGLLGEGVAASVRPDPQAKGLGEYLRSRHVPIPVTVLEENAPPS from the coding sequence ATGACTTCCCGTCCGGTGCGGATTGGCAACTGTTCCGGCTTCTACGGCGACCGCGTCGCCGCGGCCAGGGAGATGGTGGAGGGCGGCCCGATCGACGTCCTCACCGGCGACTACCTGGCCGAGCTGACCATGTTGATCCTGTGGAAGGCGAAGCAGAAGGATCCGGGCGCCGGGTACGCCAAGACGTTCCTCACGCAGATGGAGCAGGTGCTGGGCACCTGCCTCGACCGCGGGATCCGGGTGGTGACCAACGCGGGCGGACTGAACCCGGCCGGCCTCGCCGAGCGGCTCACCGAGCTGGCCGAGCGCCTCGGACTGGCACCGCGCATCGCCTACATCGAGGGCGACGACCTCACGAACACGATCGATGACCTGATCGCCGCCGGGCACCCCCTGGCACATATGGACACGGGGCGTCCGCTCGCCGACGCGGGTGTGAAGCCGGTCACGGCCAACGTCTACCTGGGCGGCTGGGGCATCACAGAAGCCCTGACCGCCGGCGCCGACATCGTCGTGTGCCCACGGGTCACCGACGCCTCCCTGGTCACCGGCCCGGCCGCCTGGTGGCACGGCTGGGCCCGGACCGACTACGATCCGCTGGCCGGCGCGGTCGCCGCCGGGCACATCATCGAGTGCGGCCCCCAGGCAACCGGCGGCAACTACTCCTGGCCGCACGAGGTGACCGACCGCCGCTATCCCGGCTTCCCCATCGCCGAAGTCGCCGCCGACGGGTCCAGCGCCATCACCAAACATCCGAACACCGGAGGCATCGTGTCGGTGGACACGGTCACCGCCCAGCTGCTGTACGAGATTGCCGAACCCGCCTACCCCAACCCCGACGTGGTGGCACACTTCGACACCATCACCCTGACCCAACAGCAGCCCGACCGGGTCCGCGTGTCCGACGTGCGAGGCAGCGCGCCACCGGACACGGCGAAGGTCGCCATGAACTACGTCGGCGGCTACCGCAACACCATGACATTCGTCCTGACCGGCCTCGACATCGAGGACAAGGCCGCCTGGACCGAAGGACTGCTGTTCGACATCCTCGGCGGCAAGGACACCTTCGCCGAGACCGACGTGCGCCTGATGCGGTTCGACACCGACGATGCCCCGACCAACGAGCAGGCCACCGCCCACCTGCGGATCACCGTCAAGGACCCGGACGCACGCAAGGTCGGGCGGGCCTTCTCCGGCGCGGTCATGGAGGTCATCCTCGCCGGGCCCGCCGGGCTGCACACCACGACCCCACCCACCGCCGAGAGCGCCTACGGCGTCTACTGGCCCGCCTTGATCCCCGCCGACCTGATCGAACAACGGGTCGTGCTACCCGACGGCACGACCAGAACGATCGGCCGCGCCGAGCACGCCCCAGCCACCGGCCAGCCCGTCCCCCCACCCCATCCAGCCACGGTGGCAGTGCGGGCACCGACCCGGACAGTCCCACTGGGGCGGGTCTGCGCGGCGCGGTCAGGTGACAAGGGCGGCAACGCCAACATTGGCGTGTGGGTCCGCACCGACACGGCCTACGCCTGGCTGCGCGACTACCTCACCGTCGACAGGCTGCGGACACTGATCCCCGAAGCCGCGCCGCTGACCGTCCGCCGCCACGAGCTGCCGAACCTGCGGGCGCTGAACTTCGTACTGGTCGGCCTGCTCGGCGAGGGCGTTGCCGCCTCGGTACGGCCCGACCCACAGGCGAAGGGTCTCGGCGAGTACCTGCGCTCCCGCCACGTGCCGATCCCCGTCACCGTGCTCGAGGAGAACGCACCGCCGTCCTGA
- a CDS encoding PaaI family thioesterase codes for MTSDRGDWRRSESVMPPAGLSAFPGVGGHSAILCAGCRQAGRCRLGIEALEAGDDGSVVGRLRLGVEHEGAGGVAHGGSVMAAFDELCGVVPWSAAVLAVTADMQVSFRRPVPIEHELDLRAWPEHRDGRGGWTIGAELRLPGQNTVLAVARARFVERDPEFHYARFHQWLSARTGRISDANT; via the coding sequence ATGACCAGCGACAGGGGCGATTGGCGGCGATCGGAATCGGTCATGCCGCCAGCGGGCCTGAGTGCTTTCCCGGGGGTAGGCGGCCATTCGGCGATACTGTGCGCTGGTTGTCGGCAGGCGGGGCGCTGCCGGCTCGGAATCGAGGCGCTCGAAGCGGGGGACGACGGTAGCGTGGTCGGGCGGCTTCGGCTGGGCGTCGAGCATGAGGGTGCCGGTGGCGTCGCGCACGGCGGGTCGGTCATGGCGGCCTTCGACGAGCTGTGCGGTGTGGTGCCGTGGTCCGCCGCCGTGCTCGCGGTCACGGCGGACATGCAGGTGTCGTTTCGCCGCCCGGTCCCCATCGAGCATGAACTCGACCTCAGAGCGTGGCCTGAGCACCGAGATGGGCGCGGCGGGTGGACCATTGGCGCGGAGCTTCGCCTGCCCGGGCAGAACACGGTGCTGGCGGTCGCGCGGGCCCGCTTTGTCGAGCGCGATCCGGAGTTTCACTACGCCCGCTTTCACCAGTGGCTGAGTGCGCGGACGGGTCGGATCAGCGATGCCAACACGTGA
- a CDS encoding acetyl/propionyl/methylcrotonyl-CoA carboxylase subunit alpha, whose product MESMVSRINKLLVANRGEIASRVMRTARELDIGTVAVFSDADAHAPFVAEADQSVHLPGVAPADTYLRADLLLDAARRTGADAVHPGYGFLSENAGFARACEDAGLVFVGPPPAAIEAMGSKTAAKELMANAGVPVLPGIVIDDEEVDPRSLEAQVAAEIGFPVLVKAAYGGGGRGMRVVEAKAGLADAVTSARREAASAFGNATVFLERYVDSPRHVEVQIFGDRHGTVVGLFERECSIQRRYQKILEEAPSPAVDDRLRAELGQAAVAAGKAIGYVGAGTVEFVLDSSGQFYFLEVNTRLQVEHPVTELVTGLDLVRLQLLVAEGAPLPQEALEATISGHAVEARLYAEDTAAGFLPATGTLHRFDIPRLPGVRVDAGVADGSVVSPHYDPMLAKVIAHGRTRDEAIRTLARTLADSRLHGVVTNRDLLVGILREDEFRSGAIDTGYLRRHDPAELERSARDPQAVSTHALAAALAGQAERRARARALATVPSGWRNVDNGPQRAAFVADGEDIDVTYRIRGGEVTGSVAGQALGAVHAFTLAPDGVDIAVGGTRCAMSVSRYGDEAYVDSALGSTRLTEKARFPDPTAVREPGSLLAPMPGTVVRVAAKLGQEVTAGTPILVLEAMKMEHTVAAPHDGTVASVNVAMGQAVDTGSVLAVVEERMD is encoded by the coding sequence ATGGAGTCGATGGTGTCCAGGATCAACAAGCTGCTGGTGGCCAACCGGGGTGAGATCGCCTCCCGGGTGATGCGCACGGCCCGTGAGCTCGACATCGGCACGGTGGCGGTGTTTTCCGACGCGGACGCGCATGCCCCCTTCGTCGCGGAGGCCGATCAGTCCGTGCATCTGCCGGGCGTGGCGCCGGCCGACACGTATCTGCGTGCTGACCTGCTGCTGGACGCGGCCCGGCGGACCGGGGCGGACGCCGTTCATCCCGGCTATGGCTTCCTGTCGGAGAACGCGGGGTTCGCCAGAGCGTGCGAGGACGCGGGACTGGTGTTCGTCGGGCCGCCGCCGGCCGCGATCGAGGCGATGGGCTCGAAGACCGCGGCCAAGGAACTCATGGCCAACGCGGGTGTGCCGGTGCTGCCCGGAATCGTGATCGACGACGAGGAGGTCGACCCGCGCTCGCTCGAGGCTCAGGTGGCCGCCGAGATCGGGTTCCCCGTCCTGGTCAAGGCCGCTTACGGCGGTGGCGGCCGCGGCATGCGGGTGGTCGAGGCCAAAGCCGGGCTGGCCGACGCGGTCACCTCCGCCAGGCGCGAGGCCGCCTCGGCGTTCGGCAACGCGACCGTGTTCCTCGAACGCTACGTCGACTCTCCCCGCCACGTCGAGGTGCAGATCTTCGGCGACCGGCACGGCACCGTGGTGGGCCTGTTCGAGCGCGAATGCTCCATCCAGCGGCGCTACCAGAAGATCCTCGAGGAGGCGCCGTCCCCCGCGGTCGACGATCGGCTGCGCGCCGAACTGGGCCAGGCCGCCGTCGCCGCCGGCAAGGCGATCGGCTACGTCGGCGCCGGCACCGTCGAGTTCGTCCTCGATTCCAGCGGCCAGTTCTATTTCCTCGAGGTCAACACCCGGCTGCAGGTGGAGCATCCGGTGACCGAGCTGGTGACCGGACTGGACCTGGTGCGGCTGCAGCTCCTTGTCGCTGAGGGCGCGCCGTTGCCGCAGGAGGCGCTGGAGGCGACCATCTCCGGACACGCCGTGGAGGCCCGGCTGTACGCTGAGGACACCGCCGCCGGTTTCCTACCCGCCACCGGCACGCTGCACCGCTTCGACATTCCCCGCCTGCCCGGTGTCCGGGTCGACGCGGGCGTGGCGGACGGTTCCGTGGTGAGCCCGCACTACGACCCCATGCTGGCGAAAGTGATCGCGCACGGCCGCACCCGAGACGAAGCGATCCGGACACTGGCCCGGACCCTCGCGGACAGCAGACTGCACGGTGTCGTCACCAATCGGGACCTGCTCGTCGGCATCCTGCGCGAGGACGAGTTCCGCTCGGGCGCGATCGACACTGGCTACCTGCGCAGGCACGACCCAGCCGAGTTGGAGCGCTCCGCGCGTGACCCGCAGGCAGTGTCGACGCATGCGCTCGCGGCGGCGCTGGCCGGACAGGCCGAGCGCAGGGCGAGGGCACGGGCGCTGGCCACCGTCCCGTCCGGCTGGCGCAACGTGGACAACGGCCCGCAGCGGGCGGCCTTCGTCGCCGACGGCGAGGACATCGACGTGACGTACCGGATTCGGGGCGGTGAGGTGACCGGGAGCGTGGCCGGGCAGGCGCTGGGTGCCGTCCACGCCTTCACGCTGGCGCCGGACGGAGTGGACATCGCCGTCGGCGGTACTCGGTGCGCGATGTCGGTGAGCCGCTACGGCGACGAAGCCTACGTCGACAGCGCGCTGGGCAGCACCCGGCTCACCGAGAAGGCCCGGTTCCCCGACCCCACTGCGGTCCGGGAACCGGGGTCGCTGCTCGCGCCGATGCCGGGGACGGTCGTACGCGTGGCGGCCAAGCTCGGGCAGGAGGTCACGGCCGGCACCCCGATCCTCGTGCTGGAGGCCATGAAGATGGAGCACACGGTGGCGGCACCCCATGACGGCACGGTCGCCTCGGTGAACGTCGCGATGGGACAGGCCGTCGACACGGGCTCGGTGCTCGCGGTCGTCGAGGAACGGATGGACTGA
- a CDS encoding acyl-CoA carboxylase subunit beta, producing MPVLKSTLDTASETYLLNRKANLAALAELDEQLEIVRAGGGPKYLERHRKRGRLPVRERIELLVDRDAPFLELSPLAAWGTDFLVGASVVTGVGVVSDVECMIIAHDPTVRGGAMNPYSLRKTLRALEIARRNRLPVINLVESGGADLPTQAELFVPAGKIFHDLTELSAMGVPTVALVFGNSTAGGAYVPGMCDYAVLVDRQAKVFLGGPPLVKMATGEEADDEELGGADMHARVSGLADHFAVDELDCIRIGRQIVAETNWRKLGPPPTELPDEPRYDPEELLGVASADFRVPFDPREVLARVVDGSRFGEYKARYGTSLVTGWASIHGYPVGVLANARGVLFSEESEKASEFILLANQSSTPLIFLQNTTGYMVGTRYEQGGIIKDGAKMINAVTNSTVPHITINIGASFGAGNYGMSGRAYDPRFVFSWVNAKCAVMGPQQLAGVLSIVGRQAAEAAGKPFDVEADEKQRRAIEAQIERESHAFFMSARLYDDGVIDPRQTRTVLGIALSAAHSQEVAGRRGFGVFRM from the coding sequence ATGCCGGTGCTGAAATCAACGCTCGACACGGCCAGCGAGACCTACCTGCTCAACCGGAAGGCCAATCTCGCCGCGCTGGCCGAACTCGACGAGCAGCTGGAGATCGTTCGTGCGGGAGGCGGCCCGAAGTACCTCGAGCGGCATCGCAAGCGGGGACGGTTGCCGGTGCGGGAGCGGATCGAGCTACTGGTTGACCGCGACGCGCCGTTTCTCGAGTTGTCGCCGCTGGCCGCGTGGGGCACCGACTTCCTGGTGGGCGCCAGCGTGGTCACCGGCGTCGGCGTCGTCTCGGACGTCGAATGTATGATCATCGCCCACGACCCGACGGTGCGCGGCGGGGCGATGAACCCGTACTCGCTGCGCAAGACGCTCCGAGCGCTGGAGATCGCGCGCCGCAACCGGTTGCCGGTGATCAATCTGGTCGAGTCCGGGGGTGCCGACCTGCCGACGCAGGCCGAGCTGTTCGTCCCCGCAGGCAAGATCTTCCACGACCTCACCGAGCTGTCCGCGATGGGGGTGCCGACCGTCGCGCTGGTGTTCGGCAACTCCACCGCCGGTGGGGCGTACGTGCCGGGCATGTGTGACTATGCTGTGCTGGTCGATCGCCAGGCGAAGGTGTTTCTCGGTGGGCCGCCGCTGGTGAAGATGGCCACCGGGGAGGAGGCCGACGACGAGGAGCTCGGTGGGGCGGACATGCACGCGCGGGTGTCCGGGCTGGCGGATCATTTCGCCGTGGACGAGCTGGACTGTATCCGGATCGGCAGGCAGATAGTGGCCGAGACCAACTGGCGCAAGCTGGGGCCGCCGCCGACGGAGCTGCCTGATGAGCCGCGCTACGACCCGGAGGAGCTGCTTGGTGTCGCCTCGGCCGACTTCCGGGTGCCGTTCGACCCTCGGGAGGTCCTGGCCAGGGTTGTGGATGGTTCCCGGTTCGGGGAGTACAAGGCGCGCTATGGCACCAGCCTGGTCACCGGGTGGGCCTCGATCCACGGTTATCCGGTCGGGGTCCTGGCCAACGCGCGCGGCGTGCTGTTCTCCGAGGAGTCCGAGAAGGCCAGCGAGTTCATCCTGCTGGCGAACCAGTCCAGCACTCCGTTGATCTTCCTGCAGAACACCACTGGCTACATGGTCGGCACCCGGTACGAGCAGGGGGGGATCATCAAGGACGGCGCCAAGATGATCAACGCGGTGACCAACAGCACGGTCCCGCACATCACGATTAACATCGGGGCGTCGTTCGGAGCGGGCAACTACGGCATGTCGGGCCGTGCCTACGATCCCCGCTTCGTCTTCAGCTGGGTCAACGCCAAGTGCGCGGTGATGGGGCCGCAGCAACTGGCGGGCGTGCTCTCGATCGTGGGCCGTCAGGCCGCCGAAGCCGCGGGCAAGCCGTTCGACGTCGAGGCCGACGAGAAGCAGCGGCGCGCCATCGAGGCGCAGATCGAGCGCGAGTCGCATGCCTTCTTCATGTCCGCCCGGCTCTACGACGACGGGGTGATCGACCCGCGGCAGACCCGCACGGTGCTGGGTATCGCGTTGTCCGCGGCGCATTCCCAGGAGGTGGCGGGACGGCGCGGTTTCGGCGTGTTCCGGATGTGA
- a CDS encoding TIGR03084 family metal-binding protein, producing the protein MVAFAELLADLQTETRVVEDMLTGLSPATWDAPTPAPGWAIRDQVSHLAYFDEAATRAAVDPDRFRAVEAKQVSRNPAFADEVAQRHRGLPPAELLTWFRDARRRLVDTASGLDPKLRVPWYGPEMSLASSIIARLMETWAHGQDIADTLGVERAPTARLRHVAHLGVRTFGFVFGLHGKPVPADPVRVELTGPDGATWTWGPPRARDTVSGPALDFCLVVTQRRHVADTVLKISGPVAAEWMSVAQAFAGPPGPGRAPGEFARKEKTVR; encoded by the coding sequence ATGGTCGCCTTCGCCGAGTTGCTCGCCGACCTCCAGACCGAAACCCGAGTGGTCGAGGACATGCTGACCGGGCTGAGCCCCGCCACCTGGGACGCGCCGACCCCAGCGCCCGGGTGGGCGATCCGCGACCAGGTCAGCCATCTGGCCTACTTCGACGAGGCGGCCACTCGGGCCGCAGTCGATCCCGACCGCTTCCGCGCGGTGGAGGCCAAGCAGGTGTCGCGAAACCCGGCGTTCGCCGACGAGGTCGCCCAGCGGCATCGGGGGCTGCCGCCGGCGGAGCTGCTGACCTGGTTCCGCGACGCGCGCCGGCGCCTGGTCGACACGGCGTCCGGACTGGACCCGAAGCTGCGGGTGCCGTGGTACGGGCCGGAAATGAGCCTCGCGTCCTCGATCATCGCCCGGCTGATGGAGACGTGGGCGCACGGCCAGGACATCGCCGACACCCTCGGCGTCGAGCGCGCCCCGACCGCGCGGTTGCGGCACGTCGCGCACCTCGGGGTGCGCACCTTCGGGTTCGTGTTCGGCCTGCACGGCAAGCCGGTCCCCGCCGACCCGGTCCGCGTCGAGCTGACCGGCCCGGACGGCGCGACCTGGACGTGGGGACCGCCGCGAGCGCGGGACACCGTGTCCGGGCCGGCGTTGGACTTCTGCCTCGTCGTGACCCAACGGCGGCACGTCGCCGACACCGTCCTGAAGATCAGCGGGCCGGTGGCGGCCGAGTGGATGTCCGTCGCCCAGGCCTTCGCCGGCCCACCGGGACCGGGGCGTGCGCCAGGTGAGTTCGCCAGGAAGGAGAAGACGGTCCGATGA
- a CDS encoding transposase, with the protein MTNNGVAAGFAAAAAGAEDGLDLRVARELIDRARADGVSLVGSDGLLRQSTKTVLETALNAELDEHLGYERGDAAEKFGTNEWSSAKTVRTDVGEVRIAVPRDREGTFAPADRAEILSTGRRIP; encoded by the coding sequence TTGACGAACAACGGGGTGGCGGCCGGCTTTGCGGCCGCGGCGGCGGGTGCCGAGGACGGTCTTGACCTGCGGGTCGCGCGGGAGTTGATCGACAGGGCGCGCGCGGACGGGGTGTCTCTGGTCGGGTCGGATGGACTGCTGCGGCAGTCGACGAAGACGGTGTTGGAGACGGCGCTGAACGCTGAACTGGACGAGCATCTCGGCTATGAGAGGGGTGATGCGGCCGAGAAATTCGGGACCAATGAGTGGTCGTCGGCGAAAACGGTGCGGACCGACGTGGGAGAGGTGCGCATTGCCGTGCCGCGTGATCGGGAGGGCACCTTCGCGCCCGCAGATCGTGCCGAAATACTCTCGACGGGTCGAAGGATTCCATGA
- a CDS encoding acyl-CoA dehydrogenase family protein, with the protein MDFRETDEQRALREAVSKLAASFGHEYFVERAKSGQKSTELWQAVGRQGFLGVNIDEAHGGGGGGVYELQLVSEELAAAGCPLLMMVVSPAICGTIIQAHGTDEQRKRWLPGIASGETIMAFAITEPDAGSNSHNISTAATRDGGDYVLRGTKYYISGVDEAEAILVVTRTGTDTSGRGRLSLLIVPTDAPGLERTAIPVEVTAPETQFTLFFDDVRVPAENLIGVEGEGLKQVFMGLNPERIMGAALANGIARYGLAKASEYARERNVWGVPIGSHQGVAHPLANAKIQVELARLMTRQAAWLHDEGDPASGEAANMAKYAAAEAGLTALDQAIQTHGGNGMSTEYGLATLWGPLRLMRTAPISREMILNYVAQHGLGLPKSY; encoded by the coding sequence GTGGACTTTCGGGAGACCGACGAGCAGCGCGCACTTCGCGAGGCGGTGTCCAAGCTCGCCGCCTCGTTCGGCCACGAGTACTTCGTGGAGCGGGCGAAGTCGGGCCAGAAGAGCACCGAACTCTGGCAGGCCGTGGGACGGCAGGGCTTTCTCGGGGTGAACATCGATGAGGCCCATGGCGGCGGCGGGGGTGGCGTCTACGAGCTGCAACTGGTGAGCGAGGAACTCGCCGCTGCGGGCTGTCCGCTGTTGATGATGGTGGTCTCGCCCGCGATCTGCGGCACGATCATTCAGGCGCATGGCACGGACGAGCAGCGCAAGCGGTGGCTGCCCGGCATCGCCAGCGGTGAGACGATCATGGCGTTCGCGATCACCGAGCCGGACGCCGGGTCGAATTCACACAACATTTCTACGGCGGCGACCCGGGACGGCGGCGACTACGTGCTGCGCGGAACCAAGTACTACATCTCGGGGGTGGACGAGGCGGAGGCCATCCTGGTGGTGACCCGCACAGGTACCGACACGTCCGGACGTGGCAGGCTCAGTCTGCTGATCGTGCCGACCGACGCGCCGGGGCTGGAGCGAACCGCGATCCCGGTGGAGGTCACCGCGCCGGAGACGCAGTTCACGTTGTTCTTCGACGATGTGCGGGTGCCTGCGGAGAACCTGATCGGCGTTGAGGGGGAAGGCCTCAAGCAGGTGTTCATGGGGCTGAACCCGGAGCGGATCATGGGTGCGGCGCTGGCGAACGGGATCGCGCGTTATGGCCTGGCCAAGGCGTCCGAGTACGCCCGCGAGCGGAATGTGTGGGGGGTGCCGATCGGGTCGCACCAGGGCGTTGCCCACCCGCTGGCGAACGCCAAGATCCAGGTCGAGCTGGCTCGGCTGATGACCCGGCAGGCCGCCTGGTTGCACGACGAGGGCGACCCCGCGTCTGGTGAGGCGGCGAACATGGCGAAGTACGCCGCCGCTGAGGCCGGATTGACGGCGCTGGACCAGGCGATTCAGACCCACGGCGGCAACGGGATGTCCACCGAGTACGGGCTGGCCACATTGTGGGGGCCGTTGCGGTTGATGCGGACCGCGCCGATCAGCCGGGAGATGATCCTCAACTACGTGGCCCAGCACGGTCTGGGCCTGCCGAAGTCGTACTGA